From the Leifsonia sp. AG29 genome, one window contains:
- a CDS encoding carboxylesterase/lipase family protein, producing MSQPEVLTRSGRVRGTWREGSAAFLGIPFAEPPVGALRFAAPVPRAPWEGVLDADRYGATPQRRTLAEVTAIPEPSIAGDSTLTVNVFTPAPGDEGARLPVLVYIHGGGFVAGSPASPWYDGAAFNRDGIVTVSVSYRLGFDGFGWIEDAPLNRGVLDWILALEWVRDNIAAFGGDPSSVTIAGQSAGGGAALALLTAPRAAGLFHRVAGISSAVSGMDVVRAQALGRRLAELGGVESTRAGLSSLDETTILDLQQRAAAPAGQSADPFAGLAQLVQGGLSWGPVVGDDLLPQPVVDAVRDGAGADKSLLLGTTDNEFNGAVAGFRQQLAAVPPENLLGLLGIDPETAALYRATHPGESADVVGQFITDHIFRTPAAAVAAARARRETPGAGTYLYRFSWRSGTDGLASHCLDVPFWFDCLDAERVEALAGAHPPQSLADEAHAALVRFIRDGDPGWPPFEQTQRTAHVFDAPSRDERDAYADAAVLLPAALA from the coding sequence ATGAGTCAGCCCGAGGTCCTCACCCGTTCCGGCCGCGTCCGCGGTACCTGGAGGGAGGGGTCGGCCGCCTTCCTCGGCATCCCGTTCGCCGAGCCTCCCGTCGGCGCCCTCCGGTTCGCCGCTCCCGTGCCCCGTGCGCCGTGGGAGGGGGTGCTCGACGCCGACCGTTACGGCGCGACGCCCCAACGGAGGACCCTCGCCGAGGTGACCGCCATCCCCGAGCCCAGCATCGCCGGCGACTCGACCCTCACCGTGAACGTCTTCACGCCGGCTCCCGGAGACGAGGGCGCGCGCCTCCCCGTGCTCGTCTACATCCACGGCGGCGGGTTCGTCGCCGGCTCGCCCGCCAGTCCCTGGTACGACGGTGCGGCGTTCAACCGGGACGGCATCGTCACCGTGAGCGTCTCCTACCGTCTCGGGTTCGATGGCTTCGGCTGGATCGAGGACGCACCGCTCAACCGCGGGGTGCTCGACTGGATCCTCGCCCTGGAGTGGGTCAGGGACAACATCGCGGCATTCGGGGGCGATCCGTCGTCCGTGACGATCGCCGGTCAATCCGCCGGCGGGGGCGCCGCGCTCGCCCTCCTGACCGCTCCGCGCGCGGCCGGCCTCTTCCACCGCGTCGCCGGGATCTCGAGCGCGGTGAGCGGCATGGACGTCGTCAGGGCGCAGGCGCTCGGCCGCCGTCTCGCCGAACTCGGCGGCGTCGAGTCGACGCGCGCCGGGCTGTCGTCGCTCGACGAGACCACGATCCTCGACCTGCAGCAGCGCGCGGCCGCCCCGGCAGGCCAGAGCGCCGACCCTTTCGCGGGGCTCGCGCAACTCGTCCAGGGCGGCCTCAGCTGGGGGCCCGTCGTCGGCGACGACCTGCTCCCGCAGCCCGTGGTCGACGCCGTGCGCGACGGCGCGGGAGCCGACAAATCGCTCCTCCTGGGGACCACCGACAACGAGTTCAACGGCGCGGTCGCCGGGTTCCGGCAGCAGCTCGCCGCGGTTCCGCCCGAGAACCTGCTCGGGTTGCTCGGGATCGATCCGGAGACAGCGGCGCTGTATCGCGCGACGCACCCCGGCGAGTCGGCCGACGTGGTCGGCCAGTTCATCACCGATCACATCTTCCGCACCCCGGCTGCCGCCGTCGCCGCGGCGCGGGCGCGCCGCGAGACGCCCGGAGCGGGCACCTACCTCTACCGCTTCTCCTGGCGCTCGGGCACCGATGGGTTGGCCTCCCACTGCCTCGACGTGCCGTTCTGGTTCGACTGCCTCGACGCCGAGCGCGTGGAGGCGCTGGCCGGCGCGCACCCGCCGCAGTCGCTCGCGGACGAGGCCCATGCTGCGCTCGTGCGGTTCATCCGCGACGGCGACCCGGGATGGCCGCCGTTCGAGCAGACGCAACGGACCGCCCACGTCTTCGACGCGCCCTCGCGGGACGAGCGCGACGCCTACGCGGACGCCGCGGTGCTGCTCCCGGCCGCGCTCGCCTGA
- a CDS encoding FKBP-type peptidyl-prolyl cis-trans isomerase, with protein MAENTNQKPEVDAPEGPAPETLEIVDIVEGTGQEATRGSKVDVHYLGVEYESGEEFDSSWSRGQSINFPLNNLIQGWQEGIPGMKVGGRRKLTVPPALAYGPAGGGHPLSGKTLIFVIDLLGVS; from the coding sequence ATGGCAGAGAACACCAACCAGAAGCCCGAAGTGGACGCCCCCGAGGGTCCCGCCCCCGAGACCCTCGAGATCGTCGACATCGTCGAGGGGACCGGCCAGGAGGCGACCCGCGGCTCCAAGGTCGACGTGCACTACCTCGGCGTCGAGTACGAGTCGGGCGAGGAGTTCGACTCCTCGTGGAGCCGGGGCCAGTCGATCAACTTCCCGCTGAACAACCTCATCCAGGGCTGGCAGGAGGGGATCCCGGGCATGAAGGTCGGCGGCCGGCGCAAGCTGACGGTCCCGCCCGCGCTCGCCTACGGCCCGGCCGGCGGCGGGCACCCGCTGTCGGGCAAGACCCTGATCTTCGTCATCGACCTGCTCGGCGTGAGCTGA
- a CDS encoding carboxymuconolactone decarboxylase family protein, protein MTERIQLSALAPEGYRKIVTLDGYVGGAVEEPLGDLIKLRASQLNGCTYCVDMHSVDLQGRGVPLRKVFAVSAWRESPWFTDRERVALELTEAVTLIHRGSVSDDLYDRAVAEFGEEGLANLLLAIATINVWNRVAIPTRMAPPAL, encoded by the coding sequence ATGACAGAACGCATCCAGCTCTCCGCCCTGGCCCCCGAGGGGTACCGCAAGATCGTGACGCTCGACGGCTACGTCGGCGGCGCCGTGGAGGAGCCGCTCGGCGACCTCATCAAGCTGCGCGCCTCCCAGCTCAACGGCTGCACCTACTGCGTCGACATGCACAGCGTCGACCTGCAGGGACGCGGCGTCCCGCTCCGCAAGGTGTTCGCGGTCAGCGCCTGGCGCGAGTCGCCCTGGTTCACCGACCGCGAGCGCGTGGCCCTCGAGCTGACCGAGGCCGTCACGCTGATCCACCGGGGAAGCGTCTCCGACGACCTCTACGACCGCGCGGTCGCCGAGTTCGGGGAGGAGGGGCTGGCGAACCTCCTCCTCGCCATCGCCACGATCAACGTCTGGAACCGTGTCGCGATCCCGACCCGGATGGCGCCTCCCGCTCTCTGA
- the pdxR gene encoding MocR-like pyridoxine biosynthesis transcription factor PdxR encodes MDVHVAIGERGDRADRIYRQLREAVLDGRLRNGERLPATRELAADLQLSRSTVATAYERLVAEGYLVARVGAGTFVAAGRVPPKSRRPPAARRGVLPAPAWRGIDDPLWTEPRPTAYDFSVGTPDPALFPLEAWRALVAAELRGRTLRTANYDDPAGVQRLREAIARHIGLARSVRASPEDVLVTSGAQQAFDLIARVTLRPGDTVAVEDPGYPPVRQLLEATGARVVPVPVDDQGLRVDLLPPARLVYVTPSHQFPLGGILPIERRTALLEWAARHDAVILEDDYDSEYRFGARPLDPLQRLDEEGRVVYVGTFSKTMLPTLRIGFLVAPPSLLPALRHAKRLTDWHNDVVGQRALARFIDSGAFARHVRKATRSYAERRDLVLRTAAELLGPALRAVPSSAGLHVALLAADQPSFDDLGAAESAAAAGVAVQPVSKFAVHPGAAGVLLGFGGVAGPDIPDGIRVLAQSVARRRAGA; translated from the coding sequence GTGGACGTCCACGTCGCGATCGGGGAGCGGGGCGACCGTGCCGATCGCATCTACCGCCAGCTGCGAGAGGCGGTGCTCGACGGAAGGCTGCGGAACGGCGAGCGGCTCCCCGCCACCCGCGAGCTCGCCGCCGACCTGCAGCTCTCCCGATCGACCGTCGCCACCGCCTACGAGCGGCTCGTGGCGGAGGGCTATCTGGTCGCCAGGGTCGGGGCGGGGACGTTCGTCGCCGCCGGTCGCGTCCCGCCGAAGAGCCGACGGCCGCCGGCTGCGCGGCGCGGCGTCCTTCCGGCGCCGGCGTGGCGGGGTATCGACGACCCGCTGTGGACGGAGCCGAGGCCGACCGCGTACGACTTCTCCGTCGGCACCCCGGACCCGGCGCTGTTCCCGCTCGAGGCCTGGCGCGCTCTGGTGGCCGCGGAGCTGCGGGGACGGACGCTGCGGACCGCGAACTACGACGATCCGGCCGGTGTACAGCGACTCCGAGAGGCCATCGCCCGGCACATCGGGCTGGCCCGCTCCGTCCGGGCGTCGCCCGAGGACGTGCTGGTGACGAGCGGGGCGCAGCAGGCGTTCGACCTGATCGCGAGGGTGACGCTGCGCCCTGGGGACACCGTCGCCGTGGAGGATCCCGGGTATCCACCGGTTCGCCAGCTCCTCGAGGCGACGGGAGCGCGCGTGGTTCCTGTCCCGGTGGACGATCAGGGCCTGCGCGTCGACCTCCTGCCGCCCGCCCGCCTCGTCTACGTCACCCCGTCTCACCAGTTCCCGCTCGGGGGAATCCTCCCCATCGAGCGCCGGACGGCCCTGCTCGAGTGGGCCGCGCGCCACGACGCCGTCATCCTGGAGGACGACTACGACAGCGAGTACCGCTTCGGCGCGCGTCCGCTCGACCCGCTGCAGCGGCTCGACGAGGAGGGACGCGTCGTCTACGTCGGGACCTTCTCGAAGACGATGCTGCCGACCCTCCGCATCGGCTTCCTCGTTGCGCCGCCCTCCCTCCTCCCGGCCCTCCGCCACGCGAAGCGGCTCACGGACTGGCACAACGACGTCGTCGGCCAGCGAGCCTTGGCCCGCTTCATCGACTCAGGGGCCTTCGCCCGGCACGTTCGGAAGGCGACGCGCAGCTACGCCGAGCGGCGCGACCTCGTCCTTCGCACCGCGGCCGAGCTGCTGGGGCCGGCCCTCCGGGCGGTGCCGTCCTCGGCCGGTCTGCATGTGGCGCTCCTCGCGGCCGACCAACCGTCGTTCGACGACCTGGGTGCCGCCGAGAGCGCGGCGGCGGCCGGTGTGGCGGTGCAGCCGGTCTCCAAGTTCGCCGTCCACCCGGGCGCTGCCGGGGTGCTTCTCGGCTTCGGCGGGGTCGCCGGCCCGGACATCCCCGACGGCATCCGTGTGCTCGCGCAGTCGGTCGCCCGGCGACGCGCGGGTGCCTAG
- a CDS encoding VOC family protein: MPIESSFPHGSPIWVDLQSSDPAGAAAFYRALFDWEVEPPAADTNGYALATRRGVPVSAIGPLPEGERPRWTTYFAVDDIAAAADAVLGAGGAVLLPPGELIPGVTLSIVADPAGAVLGLWQSHAASSWLRDEPGAVDWLELVAPDIESVFPFYEAVLGVGASEMRVADEPYGLFDVADRSVAGAYRSDGSEPAHWLVYLNVADLDATVVRATELGGTLRTEPTAAAGVGRWAEIVDPQGATVALLEPEPEPA; the protein is encoded by the coding sequence ATGCCCATCGAATCCTCCTTCCCGCACGGCTCGCCCATCTGGGTCGACCTGCAGAGCTCCGATCCTGCGGGGGCCGCCGCGTTCTACCGCGCGCTGTTCGACTGGGAGGTGGAACCCCCCGCCGCGGACACGAACGGCTACGCGCTCGCGACCCGCCGGGGCGTCCCGGTCAGCGCGATCGGACCGCTTCCCGAGGGGGAGCGACCGCGGTGGACGACGTACTTCGCCGTCGACGACATCGCGGCCGCGGCGGACGCCGTCCTGGGCGCCGGGGGAGCGGTCCTCCTCCCGCCGGGCGAGCTCATCCCCGGTGTGACGCTGTCGATCGTCGCCGATCCGGCCGGCGCCGTCCTCGGGCTGTGGCAGTCGCACGCCGCGTCCTCCTGGCTGCGCGACGAGCCGGGGGCGGTCGACTGGCTGGAGCTCGTCGCGCCGGACATCGAGTCGGTGTTCCCGTTCTACGAGGCGGTGCTCGGCGTCGGAGCGAGCGAGATGCGCGTCGCGGACGAGCCGTACGGGCTCTTCGACGTCGCCGACCGCAGCGTCGCCGGTGCCTACCGCTCGGACGGGTCGGAGCCGGCCCACTGGCTGGTCTATCTGAACGTCGCCGACCTCGACGCGACCGTCGTCCGGGCGACCGAGCTGGGAGGGACGCTGCGCACCGAGCCGACCGCCGCCGCGGGGGTCGGACGCTGGGCCGAGATCGTGGACCCGCAGGGCGCCACCGTGGCCCTCCTCGAGCCCGAGCCCGAGCCGGCCTGA
- the rpsO gene encoding 30S ribosomal protein S15, whose product MALDADIKKAIIEEYATHPGDTGSPEVQVAILTKRIKDLTEHLKEHKHDHHSRRGLLLLVGQRRRLLGYLADIDINRYRSLIERLGLRR is encoded by the coding sequence ATGGCACTGGATGCAGACATCAAGAAGGCGATCATCGAAGAGTACGCGACCCACCCCGGTGACACCGGATCCCCCGAGGTCCAGGTCGCCATCCTGACCAAGCGGATCAAGGACCTCACCGAGCACCTCAAGGAGCACAAGCACGACCACCACTCGCGTCGTGGCCTCCTGCTGCTGGTCGGTCAGCGCCGCCGCCTGCTCGGCTACCTCGCCGACATCGACATCAACCGCTACCGCTCGCTCATCGAGCGCCTCGGCCTGCGTCGATAA
- a CDS encoding low temperature requirement protein A — MSTAFRIPMSGRSTDEDHRVSSPLELLFDLTFVVAIAQVAAQLAHAGEQGHLLEKLWPYLMVFFAIWWAWMNFTWFASAYDTDDVPYRLMTMLQMGGVLVLAAGVPDAFEEQSFTAIIVGYLVMRLALVGQWLRAAAEHRDGRRTALRYAGGVAAVQVLWVAWGFVPASVAVWFFPLGVLLELLVPVWAERPGMTSWHAHHIAERYGLFTIIVLGESVSASAIGVQGALAAHGVSASLVWIAAAGLVLLFALWWLYFLEPAAEGLRSKRERAFFWGYGHYFVFSSLAALGAGLEVAVQLGGAHSGGSTDTAAGYAIAIPVAVFLLCLYVLHAPLVPEVVIRPLKTAAALVLTLLLPLASSLIGLVGVTLGIAAVAAALVAATLWDRARATRRDERARTPAAP, encoded by the coding sequence ATGAGCACCGCGTTCCGCATCCCGATGTCCGGGCGCTCCACCGACGAGGATCACCGGGTCTCGAGTCCGCTCGAGCTCCTCTTCGACCTGACCTTCGTCGTCGCGATCGCCCAGGTCGCGGCGCAGCTCGCCCACGCCGGTGAGCAGGGCCACCTCCTCGAGAAGCTCTGGCCGTACCTGATGGTCTTCTTCGCGATCTGGTGGGCCTGGATGAACTTCACGTGGTTCGCCTCCGCGTACGACACCGACGACGTGCCGTACCGCCTCATGACGATGCTCCAGATGGGCGGCGTCCTGGTGCTGGCCGCCGGCGTGCCCGACGCGTTCGAGGAGCAGAGCTTCACGGCGATCATCGTCGGGTACCTCGTCATGCGGCTCGCGCTGGTCGGGCAATGGCTGCGAGCCGCGGCCGAGCATCGCGACGGGCGGAGGACCGCGCTCCGCTACGCCGGAGGCGTCGCCGCCGTCCAGGTGCTCTGGGTGGCGTGGGGGTTCGTCCCCGCGAGCGTCGCCGTCTGGTTCTTCCCGCTCGGCGTGCTGCTCGAGCTCCTGGTTCCCGTCTGGGCCGAGCGGCCCGGGATGACCTCCTGGCACGCGCATCACATCGCCGAGCGCTACGGTCTCTTCACGATCATCGTGCTCGGCGAGTCCGTCTCGGCGAGCGCGATCGGCGTGCAGGGGGCGCTGGCCGCCCACGGCGTGTCGGCGTCACTCGTGTGGATCGCGGCGGCGGGGCTGGTGCTGCTGTTCGCCCTGTGGTGGCTCTACTTCCTGGAGCCTGCCGCCGAGGGCCTCCGCTCGAAGCGCGAGCGCGCGTTCTTCTGGGGCTACGGCCACTACTTCGTGTTCTCGTCGCTCGCCGCCCTCGGCGCGGGACTGGAGGTGGCGGTCCAGCTGGGCGGCGCGCACAGCGGCGGGTCCACGGACACGGCAGCCGGGTACGCCATCGCGATCCCGGTGGCGGTGTTCCTCCTGTGCCTGTACGTCCTGCACGCTCCGCTCGTACCGGAGGTCGTGATCCGGCCCCTGAAGACGGCGGCCGCGCTGGTGCTCACGCTGCTGCTGCCGCTCGCCTCCTCGCTCATCGGGCTGGTCGGCGTGACGCTCGGCATCGCTGCCGTCGCGGCGGCACTCGTCGCCGCGACCCTGTGGGACCGGGCGCGCGCGACGAGGAGGGACGAGCGGGCACGGACCCCCGCGGCCCCGTGA
- a CDS encoding polyribonucleotide nucleotidyltransferase codes for MEGPEIKFAEAVLDNGRFGTRTVRFETGRLAQQAQGAVAAYLDEETMLLSATSASKHPKDNFDFFPLTVDVEERSYAAGKIPGSFFRREGRPSTEAILVCRLIDRPLRPSFVEGLRNEVQIVITVLSIAPDEFYDALAINAASASTQISGLPFSGPIAGVRLALIPGNGTHEDQWIAFPKASQLEEAVFDLVVAGRVLTNEDGSEGDVAIMMVEAEATENSWNLIQGGAVKPNEDIVAQGLEAAKPFIRELVGAQNVLAQQSAKAIADYPVFLPYSQETYDNVAGLAYDELVNVYQIADKIERQNADDALKERVKTAIIEKVEAGVLPAETLDQFSAAYKSVSKVVMRGRVLREGIRIDGRGLTDIRPLDAEVQVIPRVHGSAIFQRGETQILGVTTLNMLKMEQQIDSLSPVTKKRYLHHYNFPPYSTGETGRVGSPKRREIGHGFLAERALVPVLPSRDEFPYAIRQVSEALGSNGSTSMGSVCASTLSLLNAGVPLRAPVAGIAMGLISDVVDGETRYAALTDILGAEDALGDMDFKVAGTSEFVTAIQLDTKLDGIPSSVLAGALKQAKDARTTILSVLNAAIDRPDEMAPTAPRVISVQIPVDKIGELIGPKGKTINAIQDETGAEISIEEDGTVYIGATDGPSAEAARAQVNAIANPTNPEVGEQFLGTVVKIAAFGAFVSLLPGKDGLLHISEVRKLAGGKRVENVEDVLGVGQKILVEITKIDDRGKLSLAPVIADEAAPAEGAPAEAPVEAPAEA; via the coding sequence TTGGAAGGTCCTGAGATCAAATTCGCCGAAGCCGTCCTCGACAACGGCCGCTTCGGCACCCGCACCGTCCGGTTCGAGACCGGACGCCTCGCCCAGCAGGCGCAGGGCGCCGTCGCCGCCTACCTCGACGAGGAGACCATGCTGCTGAGCGCCACCAGCGCCAGCAAGCACCCGAAGGACAACTTCGACTTCTTCCCGCTGACCGTCGACGTCGAGGAGCGCTCGTACGCCGCCGGCAAGATCCCCGGCTCGTTCTTCCGGCGCGAGGGCCGCCCCTCCACCGAGGCGATCCTGGTCTGCCGTCTGATCGACCGGCCGCTGCGCCCGTCGTTCGTCGAGGGCCTCCGCAACGAGGTGCAGATCGTCATCACCGTCCTGAGCATCGCTCCGGACGAGTTCTACGACGCTCTCGCCATCAACGCCGCCAGCGCCTCCACGCAGATCTCCGGTCTGCCGTTCTCGGGCCCGATCGCCGGTGTGCGCCTCGCGCTCATCCCCGGCAACGGCACCCACGAGGACCAGTGGATCGCCTTCCCGAAGGCCTCGCAGCTCGAGGAGGCCGTGTTCGACCTCGTCGTCGCCGGCCGCGTGCTGACCAACGAGGACGGCTCCGAGGGCGACGTCGCGATCATGATGGTCGAGGCCGAGGCCACCGAGAACAGCTGGAACCTCATCCAGGGCGGTGCGGTCAAGCCGAACGAGGACATCGTCGCGCAGGGCCTGGAGGCGGCGAAGCCGTTCATCCGCGAACTCGTCGGCGCGCAGAACGTGCTCGCGCAGCAGTCCGCTAAGGCGATCGCCGACTACCCGGTGTTCCTGCCCTACTCGCAGGAGACCTACGACAACGTCGCCGGCCTCGCCTACGACGAGCTCGTGAACGTCTACCAGATCGCCGACAAGATCGAGCGCCAGAACGCCGACGACGCCCTCAAGGAGCGCGTCAAGACCGCGATCATCGAGAAGGTGGAGGCGGGCGTCCTGCCGGCCGAGACCCTCGACCAGTTCTCCGCGGCGTACAAGTCGGTGTCGAAGGTCGTCATGCGCGGCCGCGTGCTGCGCGAGGGCATCCGCATCGACGGTCGCGGGCTGACGGACATCCGTCCGCTCGACGCCGAGGTGCAGGTCATCCCGCGCGTCCACGGCTCGGCCATCTTCCAGCGCGGCGAGACCCAGATCCTGGGCGTCACCACGCTGAACATGCTCAAGATGGAGCAGCAGATCGACTCGCTGTCGCCCGTCACGAAGAAGCGCTACCTGCACCACTACAACTTCCCGCCCTACTCGACCGGTGAGACCGGCCGCGTCGGGTCGCCGAAGCGTCGCGAGATCGGGCACGGCTTCCTCGCCGAGCGCGCCCTCGTGCCGGTGCTGCCGAGCCGCGACGAGTTCCCGTACGCGATCCGTCAGGTGTCCGAGGCGCTCGGTTCCAACGGCTCGACCTCGATGGGCTCCGTCTGCGCCTCCACCCTGTCGCTGCTGAACGCCGGTGTGCCGCTGCGCGCTCCGGTCGCCGGCATCGCCATGGGCCTCATCTCCGACGTCGTCGACGGTGAGACCCGCTACGCGGCGCTCACCGACATCCTGGGCGCCGAGGACGCGCTCGGCGACATGGACTTCAAGGTCGCCGGCACGAGCGAGTTCGTCACCGCCATCCAGCTCGACACCAAGCTCGACGGCATCCCGTCGTCGGTCCTGGCCGGCGCGCTGAAGCAGGCGAAGGACGCCCGCACGACGATCCTGAGCGTGCTCAACGCGGCGATCGACCGCCCGGACGAGATGGCCCCGACCGCGCCCCGCGTGATCTCGGTCCAGATCCCGGTCGACAAGATCGGCGAGCTGATCGGCCCGAAGGGCAAGACGATCAACGCCATCCAGGACGAGACCGGCGCCGAGATCTCCATCGAGGAGGACGGCACCGTCTACATCGGCGCCACCGACGGCCCGTCGGCCGAGGCCGCCCGCGCCCAGGTCAACGCGATCGCGAACCCCACCAACCCGGAGGTCGGCGAGCAGTTCCTCGGAACCGTCGTCAAGATCGCCGCGTTCGGCGCGTTCGTGTCGCTGCTCCCCGGCAAGGACGGCCTGCTGCACATCTCCGAGGTCCGCAAGCTCGCCGGTGGTAAGCGCGTGGAGAACGTGGAGGACGTGCTCGGCGTCGGGCAGAAGATCCTCGTCGAGATCACCAAGATCGACGACCGCGGAAAGCTGTCGCTCGCCCCGGTGATCGCCGACGAGGCCGCGCCCGCCGAGGGTGCGCCGGCCGAGGCTCCCGTGGAGGCTCCGGCCGAGGCGTAA
- a CDS encoding Lrp/AsnC family transcriptional regulator, producing MRTLDSTDRRILVALADDPRSTNVSLADRLGLSRNTVQARVAELERNGAFLSFERRISARAAGYPLAAFVTVHVQQQKLSAIVEHLTGIPEIVQAHGLSGPSDLLLRVVCTDAEDLFRITGEIQSIDGVERAETSLDMGELIPYRLRPLLSRDA from the coding sequence ATGCGCACCCTCGACAGCACCGATCGCCGCATCCTCGTGGCGCTCGCCGACGACCCCCGCTCGACCAACGTGTCGCTCGCCGACCGGCTGGGCCTCAGCCGCAACACGGTCCAGGCGCGGGTCGCCGAACTCGAGCGAAACGGCGCGTTCCTGTCGTTCGAGCGGCGCATCTCGGCCCGAGCGGCCGGGTACCCGCTGGCCGCCTTCGTCACAGTGCACGTTCAGCAGCAGAAGCTCTCGGCGATCGTCGAGCACCTCACGGGCATTCCCGAGATCGTGCAGGCGCACGGGCTGTCCGGCCCCTCCGACCTGCTCCTCCGCGTCGTCTGCACGGACGCCGAGGATCTCTTTCGCATCACCGGCGAGATCCAGTCCATCGACGGCGTGGAGCGGGCCGAGACCTCGCTCGACATGGGCGAACTGATCCCCTACCGGTTGCGGCCGCTGCTCAGCCGCGACGCCTGA